ATCCCGATGCAGTGAGTGCCCGTGGTACAGGCTGTGGCGATGGCGTAGTTAGGCCCCTGTGCACCCAAGTGGATGGACAGGAAACCGGAAATCATGTTGATGATCGAGCCAGGCACGAAGAACGGTGAAATTCGACGAGGGCCGGATTCATGCAGCGTGCGGCTGGTTTCTTCGATATTGGTCAAACCACCAATACCCGAACCCATGGCCACGCCGATGCGCTCACGGTTGGCGTCGGTGACTTCCAGGCCGGCGTTACGCACCGCCTGAAAACCGGCTGCCAGGCCGTATTGAATGAACAGGTCGAGTTTGCGGGATTCTTTGATCGAGAGATATTCCTCGACATTGAAACCCTTTACCGAGCCGCCAAAACGGGTGGAATAGGCAGAAAGGTCCGTGTGTTCGATCAGACCAATACCACTGTGGCCAGCCAGAATGCCCTGCCAACTGCTCGGCACATCCGTACCCAGTGGCGACAACATACCCATACCGGTGACTACGACGCGTCTACGCGACACAGCACTCTCCTTTTTCTTGATGACGACACTTCGTTTCAGAGCTCACTTTTCATCGGCGCCAGTTTTCATAGACGCTAAAGAAAAAACCGCACGCCGTTACAGCAGTGCGGTTTTTCCCTGACAGCAAGCGACGACTACAAACTATTACGCCTGGTGGCTAGTAACGTAGTCGATGGCAGCTTGAACAGTAGTGATTTTTTCAGCTTCTTCGTCCGGGATTTCGGTCTCGAATTCCTCTTCCAGAGCCATCACCAGCTCAACGGTGTCAAGGGAATCGGCACCCAGGTCTTCTACGAAGGAAGCAGTGTTGACCACTTCGTCTTCTTTAACGCCCAGTTGCTCGGCAACGATTTTCTTGACGCGCTCTTCGATGGTGCTCATACCTTGTTTAACTCCTAATGGACAAATTCAGGCAGCTGGCCAGTGGGTAAGTGTATAGAAAGCCATTTCAGCTTTTCAACTGAAAGCTTCACCCTGTACCCGCTCGGCCACCTGTCTATAAATTAAGTTGCAGCTTTATAACGGATTTTAGACAGCTCGTATGACATTTTTTTGAAGCGATCCGTCACAATTTAACTCATGTACATCCCGCCGTTCACCGGGATTGTAGCCCCAGTCACGTATGCCGCACCGTCGGATGCCAGGAAAGTGACCACATTCGCGATCTCTTGAGCCTGGCCCAGACGGCCCAGCGGAATCTGCGTCAGCAAGGCTTCACGCTGTGCTTCAGGCAGTTCGCGGGTCATATCGGTGTCGATGAACCCTGGG
This region of Pseudomonas asgharzadehiana genomic DNA includes:
- the acpP gene encoding acyl carrier protein gives rise to the protein MSTIEERVKKIVAEQLGVKEDEVVNTASFVEDLGADSLDTVELVMALEEEFETEIPDEEAEKITTVQAAIDYVTSHQA